One genomic region from bacterium encodes:
- a CDS encoding endonuclease/exonuclease/phosphatase family protein, which yields MNAPPAKLTVVTYNLWHGLDPKGTLRFREYETREEREKRLEGFLAHARAADADVLLLQEVNPADSRTRAIARALDFDAVWGLDNAGIKIGPVGLPANFRSGLAILARKGLGLTGLGRAKLSGKPGQFTGRLLSFQLSELRYLLAARIQVGAQPVILANTHLHHGPEVTIATQTAVANLVGDGVIGRARGDEILATIDRASARRRAELGRAMEFLAAHGAQNTPVIFGGDFNASPDAAEIAWLTGAMNFLSVTRDAGEEFFPTWDWERNPNTHRIADFTPVNTFGEAIDRTLQGLEIGLSRRIDYIFTRGLPAGWRVEEAGPFAREAHEDIWTSDHIGVMARVEVGDRK from the coding sequence ATGAACGCGCCCCCCGCGAAGCTGACGGTCGTCACGTACAACCTGTGGCACGGCCTCGACCCCAAGGGCACGCTGCGTTTTCGCGAATACGAGACGCGGGAGGAGCGCGAAAAACGGCTCGAGGGTTTCCTTGCGCACGCGCGCGCGGCGGATGCCGACGTGCTGTTGCTGCAAGAGGTCAACCCGGCGGATTCGCGAACGCGCGCCATCGCGCGCGCGCTCGATTTCGACGCGGTGTGGGGTCTCGATAACGCGGGCATCAAGATCGGCCCGGTCGGGTTGCCCGCGAATTTCCGTTCCGGCCTCGCGATTCTGGCGCGCAAGGGACTTGGATTGACCGGGCTTGGGCGCGCGAAGCTCTCGGGCAAGCCGGGGCAGTTCACCGGCCGCTTGTTGTCGTTTCAGCTATCGGAGCTGCGCTACCTGCTGGCCGCCCGGATTCAGGTCGGCGCACAGCCCGTCATTCTGGCGAATACGCATCTGCACCACGGGCCGGAGGTGACCATCGCGACGCAGACGGCGGTGGCGAATCTCGTCGGCGACGGCGTCATCGGCCGCGCGCGCGGCGACGAAATCCTGGCGACGATCGATCGCGCTTCCGCGCGACGCCGCGCGGAGCTTGGCCGCGCGATGGAATTTCTCGCGGCGCACGGCGCCCAAAACACGCCGGTCATCTTCGGCGGCGATTTCAACGCCTCGCCCGACGCGGCGGAGATCGCCTGGTTGACGGGCGCGATGAATTTTTTGTCCGTCACGCGCGACGCGGGCGAGGAATTTTTCCCGACGTGGGATTGGGAGCGCAACCCGAACACGCACCGCATCGCGGATTTCACGCCGGTCAACACCTTCGGCGAGGCGATCGACAGGACGTTGCAGGGGCTCGAGATCGGCCTGTCGCGGCGAATCGACTACATCTTCACACGCGGGTTGCCGGCGGGCTGGCGCGTCGAGGAGGCGGGACCCTTCGCGCGCGAGGCGCACGAGGACATCTGGACGAGCGACCACATCGGTGTGATGGCGCGGGTGGAAGTCGGAGACAGGAAATAG